The following proteins come from a genomic window of Nocardioides albertanoniae:
- a CDS encoding response regulator, which yields MIRVLLADDQQLVRSGFRLILSMEDDISVVGEASDGADAIAKARELRPDVVMMDVQMPGTDGIEATRTVVAEGHAKVIILTTFDRDDYLFDALAAGASGFLLKNADPDSLAEAVRAAADGHALLAPEVTMRVIGRVTSANTPVAAPAPPAELALLTTREREVLLLIGEGLSNNEIAHRLFLTEATVKTHVSSCLAKLQLRDRVQAVVLIHRHRLLASPPNE from the coding sequence ATGATCCGGGTGCTGCTCGCCGACGACCAGCAGCTGGTGCGTTCGGGGTTCCGTCTCATCCTCTCGATGGAGGACGACATCTCGGTCGTCGGCGAGGCCTCCGACGGCGCCGACGCGATCGCCAAGGCACGCGAGCTGCGGCCCGACGTGGTGATGATGGACGTGCAGATGCCCGGCACCGACGGCATCGAGGCCACTCGTACGGTCGTCGCCGAGGGGCACGCCAAGGTCATCATCTTGACCACCTTCGACCGCGACGACTACCTCTTCGACGCGCTCGCCGCCGGCGCCAGCGGCTTCCTGCTCAAGAACGCCGACCCCGACTCGCTCGCCGAGGCCGTGCGCGCGGCCGCCGACGGCCACGCGCTCCTCGCCCCGGAGGTCACCATGCGCGTGATCGGGCGCGTGACCAGCGCGAACACACCAGTGGCAGCCCCCGCACCGCCGGCCGAGCTCGCCCTGCTCACCACCCGCGAGCGCGAGGTGCTGCTGCTCATCGGCGAGGGGCTGAGCAACAACGAGATCGCCCACCGGCTCTTCCTCACCGAGGCGACCGTGAAGACCCATGTCTCCTCGTGCCTGGCCAAGCTGCAGCTGCGCGACCGCGTGCAGGCCGTCGTGCTGATCCACCGCCACCGGCTGCTGGCGAGCCCTCCCAACGAGTGA
- a CDS encoding VWA domain-containing protein: MDSKGWTTIVATCLSVVLLAWFLADRVLPGGDAPERLSDPVTLKIAVGSELDDVLCAGGTSKAEESTATPVSCEPSELVDELQAETNVRLEPTFIGTLEAADAIVADPERFDAAWFASDDYLRLALAAKGTDDLTSSAPIMRSPVALGVRHDVATRLGWSEETPVSWKEIARSAGDGELGFLMTSPASSNSGLSTLAGVATAFDTEPPLQSEDVGQVQADVRQLFSGQLGRAASSGWLSDKFRENPTAYDAIFNYESELLTLSEQVDDLDIVYPSDGAAEATYPLTLIDAEKQQAYETAVAWLRTAEVQRELSETSGRRPGRTSVTASPGVPDNDVKTLPLPDDLGTIDELIFTYFDEFSPKTRTTYLLDTSASMDAIKMNQLRRAFEGLAGDDASISGQFKRFRKGERLAVYTYADRVKRLGSVVVEDQPDTDDALRGLIDRVGDLAGDGATAYYDAIDAAYADIKAAPEEGATTSIVLMTDGEQNGGQSHAQLSKKYESAYRDLGVPLYVVRVGDAATSDDQSIEQLVSFAEHTGGREVVAKDAADLRKIFQEIRDYQ, from the coding sequence GTGGACTCCAAGGGCTGGACGACGATCGTGGCGACCTGTCTGAGCGTGGTCCTGCTCGCGTGGTTCCTCGCCGACAGGGTCCTGCCCGGTGGTGACGCGCCGGAGCGGCTCTCCGATCCGGTCACGCTGAAGATCGCCGTCGGCTCCGAGCTCGACGACGTGCTCTGCGCCGGTGGCACGAGCAAGGCCGAGGAGTCGACCGCCACCCCGGTCAGCTGCGAGCCCAGCGAGCTGGTCGACGAGCTCCAGGCCGAGACGAACGTGAGGCTCGAGCCGACGTTCATCGGCACTCTCGAGGCGGCCGACGCGATCGTCGCCGACCCGGAGCGTTTCGACGCCGCCTGGTTCGCCTCCGACGACTACCTGCGCCTGGCGCTGGCGGCCAAGGGCACCGACGACCTGACCTCGTCCGCGCCGATCATGCGCTCACCGGTCGCGCTGGGCGTACGCCACGACGTCGCCACCCGCCTGGGCTGGAGCGAAGAGACCCCGGTCTCGTGGAAGGAGATCGCCCGCAGCGCCGGCGACGGCGAGCTCGGCTTCTTGATGACCAGCCCCGCCTCCTCCAACTCCGGGCTGTCCACGCTGGCCGGCGTCGCGACCGCTTTCGACACCGAGCCGCCGCTGCAGAGCGAGGACGTCGGCCAGGTGCAGGCCGACGTGCGCCAGCTCTTCAGCGGCCAGCTCGGCCGCGCCGCCAGCTCGGGGTGGCTCTCGGACAAGTTCCGCGAGAACCCGACGGCCTACGACGCGATCTTCAACTACGAGTCGGAGCTGCTCACGCTGTCCGAGCAGGTCGACGACCTCGACATCGTCTATCCCAGCGACGGCGCCGCCGAGGCCACCTACCCGCTCACGCTCATCGACGCCGAGAAGCAGCAGGCCTACGAGACGGCGGTCGCGTGGCTGCGTACGGCTGAGGTGCAGCGGGAGCTGAGCGAGACGAGCGGACGCCGGCCGGGGCGCACGAGCGTGACGGCTTCGCCCGGCGTACCCGACAACGACGTCAAGACGCTCCCGCTGCCCGACGATCTCGGCACCATCGACGAGCTGATCTTCACCTACTTCGACGAGTTCTCCCCCAAGACCCGCACGACCTATCTGCTCGACACCTCGGCCTCGATGGACGCGATCAAGATGAACCAGCTGCGGCGGGCCTTCGAGGGGCTGGCTGGCGACGACGCCTCGATCAGCGGGCAGTTCAAGCGCTTCCGCAAGGGCGAACGGCTCGCCGTCTACACCTATGCCGACCGGGTGAAGCGGCTCGGCTCGGTGGTGGTCGAGGACCAGCCGGACACCGACGACGCGCTCCGCGGTCTCATCGACCGCGTGGGCGACCTGGCCGGCGATGGCGCCACCGCCTACTACGACGCCATCGACGCCGCCTACGCCGACATCAAGGCTGCCCCCGAGGAAGGAGCCACCACCTCGATCGTGCTGATGACCGACGGCGAGCAGAACGGTGGCCAGTCCCACGCCCAGCTCAGCAAGAAGTACGAGTCGGCCTATCGCGACCTCGGGGTGCCGCTCTACGTCGTACGGGTCGGCGACGCCGCCACGTCGGACGACCAGAGCATCGAACAGCTGGTGAGCTTCGCCGAGCACACCGGAGGCCGCGAGGTCGTCGCCAAGGATGCCGCCGACCTGCGCAAGATCTTTCAGGAGATCCGTGACTACCAGTAA
- a CDS encoding DMT family transporter has translation MPWLFLIGSGVLEAVWALALGRTEGFSRLVPSVVFGVALVGSLMGLGIAMRTLPVGTAYAVWVGIGAALTVGYSMVSGAESVSLLRVLLIVGLVGCVIGLKVTH, from the coding sequence ATGCCTTGGTTGTTTCTCATCGGATCCGGCGTCCTCGAGGCGGTCTGGGCCCTTGCCCTCGGGCGCACCGAGGGTTTCTCGCGACTCGTCCCGTCGGTCGTCTTCGGTGTCGCGCTGGTCGGCAGCCTGATGGGGCTCGGGATCGCGATGCGCACGCTGCCGGTCGGCACGGCGTACGCCGTCTGGGTGGGGATCGGCGCCGCCCTCACCGTCGGCTACTCGATGGTGTCGGGAGCCGAGTCGGTCAGCCTCTTGCGGGTGCTGCTCATCGTGGGGCTGGTGGGTTGTGTCATCGGTCTGAAGGTCACGCACTGA
- a CDS encoding lipid kinase, whose protein sequence is MQSLLSRESVKVTLVVNTGSRRGQDALRWSEEMLRSAGIDDIESHAVHSGDELLATLDKVSEQKPDLLFIGGGDGSVSAAAARFGGTDVVLAVLPLGTANDFARTLELDQDPRTAARQMLEGKVINVDIGKANGHTFLNVASFGLSVAVTDALDPRLKKVIGPAAYPVATLAAYRHHDPFTARLEFPEGDHDDLELDDLLQVAVGNGRHYGGGNKISPTASLDDDLLDVYAIVRGRMRDHVSIARLLKSGHFIEHDQVHHFTTRAVRITTEEPMPINLDGEIATSTPADFTFESSALHVAVPIRSRAGRLDGPPPQVP, encoded by the coding sequence ATGCAATCGCTGCTGTCGCGTGAGTCCGTGAAGGTCACGCTCGTCGTCAACACCGGCTCCCGCCGTGGGCAGGACGCGCTGAGGTGGTCGGAGGAGATGCTGCGGTCCGCGGGGATCGACGACATCGAGTCGCATGCGGTCCACTCGGGCGACGAGCTGCTGGCCACTCTCGACAAGGTCTCCGAGCAGAAGCCCGACCTGCTCTTCATCGGCGGCGGTGACGGTTCGGTCAGCGCGGCGGCCGCGCGGTTCGGGGGCACCGACGTCGTGCTCGCCGTGCTCCCGCTCGGCACCGCCAACGACTTCGCGCGCACGCTCGAGCTCGACCAGGACCCGCGCACCGCGGCCCGGCAGATGCTCGAGGGCAAGGTCATCAACGTCGACATCGGCAAGGCCAACGGCCACACCTTCCTCAACGTCGCCTCCTTCGGCCTCTCGGTCGCGGTCACCGACGCTCTCGACCCGCGCCTGAAGAAGGTGATCGGTCCGGCCGCCTACCCGGTGGCGACGCTCGCCGCCTACCGCCACCACGACCCGTTCACCGCCCGGCTCGAGTTCCCCGAGGGTGACCACGACGACCTCGAGCTCGATGACCTGCTCCAGGTGGCGGTGGGCAACGGACGCCACTACGGCGGCGGCAACAAGATCTCGCCGACCGCGTCTCTCGACGACGACCTGCTCGACGTCTACGCGATCGTGCGTGGCCGCATGCGTGACCACGTCTCGATCGCGAGGCTGCTCAAGAGCGGACACTTCATCGAGCACGACCAGGTGCACCACTTCACGACCCGCGCGGTGCGGATCACGACCGAAGAGCCGATGCCGATCAACCTCGACGGCGAGATCGCCACCTCGACACCGGCCGACTTCACCTTCGAGAGCAGCGCGCTCCACGTCGCCGTGCCGATCCGCAGCCGCGCGGGCCGTCTCGATGGACCGCCTCCGCAGGTGCCCTAG
- a CDS encoding ABC transporter ATP-binding protein encodes MLEVSGLTRRFGDMVAVDDVSFPVPSGGLTGFVGGNGAGKTTTMRMIMGVLAAHAGTVSWQGHEVTREDRRRFGYMPEERGLYPKQPILDQLVYLARLRGMGAAEARREISALLERFGLGERMKDPLEKLSLGNQQRVQIIAALVPAPMALILDEPFSGLDPDAIDAMADLLREHARDGVPVVFSSHQLDLVDRLCDRLVVMARGRVVTQGTGDELRAEAALRYRLVLDGDAGWVRDLPGLHVRDVAGPEAEIEVVSEGAEQKLLTEATSRGGVLDFHRVVPRLSEIYREVTA; translated from the coding sequence ATGCTCGAGGTCAGCGGGTTGACCAGGCGCTTCGGCGACATGGTCGCCGTCGACGATGTGTCGTTCCCGGTCCCTTCCGGTGGGCTCACCGGGTTCGTCGGCGGCAACGGCGCCGGGAAGACCACCACCATGCGGATGATCATGGGGGTGCTGGCCGCTCACGCCGGCACGGTCTCCTGGCAGGGCCACGAGGTCACCCGTGAGGACCGGCGCCGGTTCGGTTACATGCCGGAGGAGCGTGGGCTCTACCCGAAGCAGCCGATCCTCGACCAGCTCGTCTACCTGGCTCGGCTGCGCGGCATGGGCGCCGCCGAGGCCCGTCGCGAGATCAGCGCGCTGCTCGAGCGGTTCGGGCTCGGCGAGCGGATGAAGGACCCGCTCGAGAAGCTCTCGCTCGGCAACCAGCAGCGCGTGCAGATCATCGCCGCTCTCGTGCCTGCTCCGATGGCGCTCATCCTCGACGAACCGTTCTCCGGGCTCGACCCCGACGCGATCGACGCGATGGCCGACCTGCTGCGCGAGCATGCCCGCGACGGCGTACCCGTCGTCTTCTCCTCCCACCAGCTCGATCTCGTCGACCGGCTCTGCGACCGGCTGGTCGTGATGGCACGCGGCCGGGTGGTCACCCAGGGCACCGGCGACGAGCTGCGCGCCGAGGCCGCGCTGCGCTACCGGCTGGTGCTCGACGGTGATGCCGGCTGGGTGCGCGACCTGCCGGGGCTCCACGTACGCGACGTCGCCGGCCCCGAGGCCGAGATCGAGGTCGTCTCCGAGGGCGCCGAGCAGAAGCTGCTCACCGAGGCCACCTCACGCGGGGGCGTGCTCGACTTCCACCGCGTCGTTCCCCGCCTGTCCGAGATCTACCGGGAGGTCACCGCATGA
- a CDS encoding TetR/AcrR family transcriptional regulator: MAQIPPRPGRGRPRLLPGKIAANPRDQILAASAELFVGRGYAGTTTREIAEGAGLRQASIYYHFGSKEEILADLLERSVRDRVTQAEKVETEMEQHAPEVGLCALAVSDMSALVAMPYNIGMLDRLPDVIASPAYARFSHLRADLVAAYTRSGLRAAGEQVATGAREPGLGELLLPMVESVISLRREDRIETATVSTIASACLRLCGVEEELIGQAHESAQSALATH; the protein is encoded by the coding sequence GTGGCACAGATCCCGCCCCGTCCGGGTCGCGGCCGACCTCGGCTTCTCCCAGGAAAGATCGCGGCGAACCCGCGAGACCAGATCCTCGCCGCCTCCGCGGAGCTCTTCGTGGGCCGCGGCTACGCGGGCACCACGACCCGCGAGATCGCCGAGGGCGCCGGGCTCCGGCAGGCCTCGATCTACTACCACTTCGGCAGCAAGGAGGAGATCCTCGCCGACCTGCTCGAGCGCTCGGTGCGTGACCGGGTGACGCAGGCCGAGAAGGTCGAGACCGAGATGGAGCAGCACGCCCCCGAGGTGGGCCTGTGCGCGCTCGCGGTCAGCGACATGAGCGCGCTGGTCGCGATGCCCTACAACATCGGCATGCTCGACCGGCTCCCCGACGTCATCGCCTCACCCGCCTACGCCCGCTTCAGTCACCTTCGCGCCGACCTGGTCGCTGCCTACACCCGGTCCGGGCTTCGCGCTGCGGGGGAGCAGGTCGCCACCGGCGCCCGCGAGCCGGGGCTTGGTGAGTTGCTCCTGCCGATGGTGGAGAGCGTGATCAGCCTGCGCCGCGAGGACCGCATCGAGACCGCGACCGTCTCCACGATCGCCTCCGCCTGCCTGCGCCTGTGCGGTGTCGAGGAGGAGCTGATCGGGCAGGCGCACGAGTCGGCCCAGAGCGCACTCGCGACGCACTGA
- a CDS encoding LysR family substrate-binding domain-containing protein, translating into MTFTVGFVTGATPDKWARIWRERSRERLEMIPLTEHEQERGLRAGELDMALVRLPIDRDGLHCIPLYEEQPVVVMGHEHLLSLLEEVTFDDLAEEQLVIPERGGWTPGVEQLSWPPMSEKEAVETVAAGTGVAIVPMSIARLHHRKDVVFRPLVGAEPTTVGLAWLLDNDDERVQTFIGIVRGRSRNSSRG; encoded by the coding sequence ATGACCTTCACCGTCGGCTTCGTCACCGGGGCCACGCCCGACAAGTGGGCCAGGATCTGGCGCGAGCGCAGCCGCGAACGGCTCGAGATGATCCCGCTCACCGAGCACGAGCAGGAGCGTGGGCTGCGTGCCGGCGAGCTCGACATGGCGCTCGTGCGCCTCCCGATCGACCGCGACGGACTGCACTGCATCCCCCTCTACGAGGAGCAGCCGGTCGTGGTGATGGGCCACGAGCATCTCCTCTCCCTGCTCGAGGAGGTCACCTTCGACGACCTGGCCGAGGAGCAGCTGGTCATCCCCGAGCGCGGCGGCTGGACTCCGGGCGTCGAGCAGCTGTCGTGGCCGCCGATGAGCGAGAAGGAAGCCGTCGAGACGGTCGCCGCAGGCACCGGGGTCGCGATCGTGCCGATGTCGATCGCCCGGCTCCACCACCGCAAGGACGTCGTCTTCCGGCCGCTGGTCGGCGCCGAGCCCACCACGGTGGGCCTCGCCTGGCTGCTCGACAACGACGACGAGCGGGTGCAGACCTTCATCGGCATCGTCCGTGGCCGCTCACGCAACTCGTCGCGAGGCTGA
- a CDS encoding cation diffusion facilitator family transporter, with protein sequence MIGEVTVAILADSLALLADAGHMLTDVGAIAAALWAMRLAARPAHGQWTYGWKRAEILSAALNGITLLVFAAVVGVEAIRRLLDPPDAEGWPMFVVALIGCAVNVAAAALMARANRTSLNVEGAYQHVLSDLYGFVGTLAAAIVILLTGWTRADPVASLVVVALMTYAGVCLLRDSGRILLEGAPAEVDVDDLRRHLLEVDHVVEVHDLHAWTVTSGLPAVSAHLTLGGECFIDGSAPRVLDQVQACLAGHFDVEHSTFQLEPATHLAHEPGMH encoded by the coding sequence CTGATCGGTGAGGTGACGGTCGCGATCCTGGCCGACTCCCTCGCCCTGCTCGCCGACGCGGGCCACATGCTCACCGACGTCGGCGCGATCGCCGCGGCGCTGTGGGCGATGCGGCTGGCCGCGCGACCGGCCCACGGCCAGTGGACCTATGGCTGGAAGCGCGCCGAGATCCTCTCCGCGGCGCTCAACGGCATCACCCTGCTCGTCTTCGCCGCCGTGGTGGGCGTGGAGGCGATCAGGCGCCTGCTCGACCCGCCCGACGCCGAGGGCTGGCCGATGTTCGTCGTCGCGCTCATCGGCTGCGCCGTCAACGTCGCCGCGGCCGCCCTGATGGCGCGCGCCAACCGCACCTCGCTCAACGTCGAGGGCGCCTACCAGCACGTGCTCTCCGACCTCTACGGCTTCGTCGGCACCCTCGCCGCCGCGATCGTCATCCTGCTCACCGGCTGGACCCGAGCCGACCCGGTCGCCTCCCTCGTGGTCGTCGCCCTGATGACGTACGCCGGTGTCTGTCTGCTCCGCGACAGCGGACGGATCCTGCTCGAAGGCGCTCCGGCCGAGGTCGACGTCGACGACCTGCGCCGCCACCTGCTCGAGGTGGACCATGTCGTCGAGGTGCACGACCTGCACGCCTGGACCGTCACCTCGGGGCTGCCCGCGGTCTCCGCCCATCTGACGCTGGGCGGGGAGTGCTTCATCGACGGCAGCGCACCCCGGGTGCTCGACCAGGTGCAGGCCTGTCTGGCCGGGCACTTCGACGTCGAGCACTCCACCTTCCAGCTCGAGCCCGCCACCCACCTGGCCCACGAGCCGGGCATGCACTGA
- a CDS encoding ABC transporter permease yields the protein MSTRTPHQPVWQIVARREIAVRATDKSTLIGTAVMLAVIVGVLGFTAWNEGKEKTYDIAYSSASAQAMVDGIGERASGIEAKVHVDPVSVDDAEAARTALEDERIDAYLRPTSASDPDSGWTLVTLEDADSELRDVVTQAVAAIVLADNAAAAGTTSADLTKGSKIALDQVEGDSELSAIRFVVGYALAIVFYFASIMFGMTLANSVVEEKQSRIVEMIAAAVPLRQLLAGKIIGNAVIAVGQMLVYVSVGLIGMSFTDFSFALPALSGAIGWFVIFFLIGFVVLSTLWAVAGALASRTEDLQSSSTPITMLLMVMFFGALYLDGVGEVIGSYVPPLSAVLMPMRLIDGTAAWWEPVIAIVLLMGFGAALIGLAERLYSRALLQTGGQLSLKAAWRLEE from the coding sequence ATGAGCACCAGGACGCCGCACCAGCCCGTGTGGCAGATCGTCGCGCGCCGCGAGATCGCCGTGCGTGCCACCGACAAGTCCACGCTGATCGGCACCGCGGTGATGCTCGCGGTGATCGTGGGAGTGCTCGGCTTCACCGCGTGGAACGAGGGCAAGGAGAAGACGTACGACATCGCCTACTCGTCGGCGAGCGCCCAGGCCATGGTCGACGGGATCGGCGAGCGCGCCTCCGGGATCGAGGCCAAGGTGCACGTCGACCCGGTCTCGGTCGACGACGCCGAAGCCGCGCGCACCGCCCTCGAGGACGAGAGGATCGACGCCTACCTGCGCCCCACCTCGGCCTCCGACCCGGACTCCGGCTGGACGCTGGTCACCCTGGAGGACGCCGACTCCGAGCTGCGTGACGTGGTCACCCAGGCGGTCGCGGCGATCGTGCTGGCGGACAACGCCGCGGCGGCCGGCACCACCTCGGCCGACCTGACCAAGGGCTCGAAGATCGCGCTCGACCAGGTCGAGGGCGACAGCGAGCTGTCCGCGATCCGGTTCGTGGTCGGCTATGCCCTCGCGATCGTCTTCTACTTCGCCTCGATCATGTTCGGGATGACGCTGGCCAACAGCGTCGTGGAGGAGAAGCAGTCGCGCATCGTGGAGATGATCGCCGCCGCGGTGCCGCTGCGGCAGCTGCTCGCCGGCAAGATCATCGGCAACGCCGTCATCGCCGTCGGGCAGATGCTGGTCTACGTGAGCGTCGGGCTCATCGGGATGAGCTTCACCGACTTCAGCTTCGCGCTGCCGGCGCTGTCGGGAGCGATCGGGTGGTTCGTGATCTTCTTCCTGATCGGTTTCGTGGTGCTCTCGACGCTGTGGGCGGTCGCGGGCGCGCTCGCCTCTCGCACCGAGGACCTGCAGTCGTCCTCCACCCCGATCACGATGCTGCTGATGGTGATGTTCTTCGGCGCCCTCTACCTCGACGGGGTCGGCGAGGTCATCGGCTCCTACGTGCCGCCGCTGTCCGCGGTGCTCATGCCGATGCGTCTCATCGACGGCACCGCGGCATGGTGGGAGCCCGTCATCGCCATCGTGCTGCTCATGGGTTTCGGCGCCGCCCTCATCGGTCTCGCCGAGCGCCTCTACAGCCGCGCCCTCCTCCAGACCGGCGGCCAGCTCTCCCTCAAGGCCGCCTGGCGGCTCGAGGAGTAG
- a CDS encoding SMP-30/gluconolactonase/LRE family protein produces MAREIKTVVKDLHYLECPRWHEERIWFVDFYSYKVYSAQEDGSDLRVEAEVPGQPSGLGWLPDGRLLIVSMRDHRILRRETDGELVTHADLGDHVTQHLNDMVVDEQGRAYVGNFGFDIMAGADLASTHLLRVDPDGTVAVVAEDLWFPNGSVITPDGALLVDETCGNRISAFDIAADGSLTNRRTWAKFGELTTHTAFGDAMSDAVLAPDGCCLDAEGAMWVADAVFGRLVRVAEGGEILEQIEPGGGVFACMLGGSDGKTLYACAAPDFFEEPRKATTEARLLAIRVDVPGAGLP; encoded by the coding sequence ATGGCTAGAGAGATCAAGACCGTGGTGAAGGATCTGCACTACCTGGAGTGCCCGCGATGGCACGAGGAGCGGATCTGGTTCGTCGACTTCTACTCCTACAAAGTCTATTCGGCCCAGGAGGACGGCTCCGACCTGCGGGTCGAGGCCGAGGTGCCGGGGCAACCGTCGGGGCTGGGCTGGCTGCCCGACGGCCGGCTCCTCATCGTCTCGATGCGCGACCACCGGATCCTGCGCCGCGAGACCGACGGTGAGCTGGTGACCCATGCCGACCTCGGCGACCACGTCACCCAGCACCTCAACGACATGGTCGTCGACGAGCAGGGCAGGGCGTACGTCGGCAACTTCGGTTTCGACATCATGGCGGGCGCCGACCTGGCCTCGACCCACCTGCTGCGCGTCGATCCCGACGGCACCGTCGCCGTCGTCGCCGAGGATCTGTGGTTCCCCAACGGCAGCGTGATCACTCCCGACGGCGCGCTGCTGGTCGACGAGACCTGCGGCAACCGGATCAGCGCCTTCGACATCGCGGCCGACGGGTCGCTGACCAACCGGCGTACGTGGGCGAAGTTCGGTGAGCTCACCACGCACACCGCGTTCGGCGATGCGATGAGCGATGCCGTGCTGGCTCCCGACGGATGCTGCCTCGATGCCGAGGGCGCGATGTGGGTGGCCGACGCGGTCTTCGGCCGGCTGGTCAGGGTGGCCGAGGGCGGCGAGATCCTCGAGCAGATCGAGCCGGGCGGCGGCGTCTTCGCGTGCATGCTGGGCGGGAGCGACGGCAAGACGTTGTACGCGTGCGCGGCTCCCGACTTCTTCGAGGAGCCACGCAAGGCGACCACCGAGGCACGGTTGCTCGCGATCCGGGTCGACGTCCCGGGCGCGGGGCTCCCCTAG
- a CDS encoding MOSC domain-containing protein, with the protein MTRAVIDELQVVRAGFAPVKGTRHLSYPSVRLDAQGAAGDRGFALVALDADPTRGRVLRTVQNPSLVAVRAEQVGDRLDVELPDGQSASGEPVATGEIVTCDYWGRQVPLELVEGPHTELFTRHLGRAVRLGRARRGDVIFAGAVSVVTTASLRDLARRTGHEGLIDEVARFRPTLVVETEEPYVEETWLGREIRVGEATIRIGLPIARCAVIDLDPDTGERDVRLLKSIAAHRPLNRAGEPLFGVYAEVVTPGEVR; encoded by the coding sequence GTGACCCGCGCCGTGATCGATGAGCTCCAGGTGGTGCGGGCGGGCTTCGCGCCGGTCAAGGGCACCCGCCATCTCTCCTACCCCTCGGTGAGGCTCGACGCTCAGGGTGCGGCCGGCGACCGCGGGTTCGCGCTCGTCGCTCTCGACGCCGACCCGACCCGCGGACGCGTGCTGCGCACCGTGCAGAACCCGTCGTTGGTGGCGGTGCGGGCCGAGCAGGTCGGCGACCGGCTCGACGTCGAGCTCCCCGACGGGCAGAGCGCGAGCGGCGAGCCCGTCGCGACCGGCGAGATCGTGACCTGTGACTACTGGGGCAGGCAGGTGCCGCTCGAGCTTGTCGAGGGCCCCCACACCGAGCTCTTCACGCGGCATCTGGGCCGAGCGGTTCGGCTGGGGCGAGCCCGTCGCGGCGACGTGATCTTCGCCGGCGCGGTCTCGGTGGTGACCACCGCCTCGCTGCGCGACCTCGCCCGGCGCACCGGCCACGAGGGGCTCATCGACGAGGTCGCCCGGTTCCGCCCGACGCTGGTTGTCGAGACCGAGGAACCCTACGTCGAGGAGACCTGGCTCGGCCGCGAGATCCGCGTCGGCGAGGCGACGATCAGGATCGGGCTGCCCATCGCGAGATGCGCGGTGATCGACCTCGATCCCGACACGGGGGAGAGGGACGTACGCCTGCTGAAGAGCATCGCCGCACACCGCCCGCTGAACCGGGCCGGTGAGCCGTTGTTCGGGGTCTACGCCGAGGTCGTCACACCGGGCGAGGTGCGCTGA
- a CDS encoding isocitrate lyase/PEP mutase family protein: MPIAESFLSLHVPGHPLLMPNAWDAGSAKLLASLGFSALATTSSGYAASLGRSDGEVTRDEVIAHAAALVDAVDVPVSADLEAGFAGSATEVGETFRLAVGAGLAGGSIEDYAGVEQATIYDIDLAAERVAAAAAGADFVLTARAENHIRGRDDLDDTIARLQAYQEAGADVLFAPGVIAVDDVRRVVEAVDRPLSVLLLPGGPSVRALAAAGAARISVGGAFAFAALGALKHAAEELLSTGTTGYSDLAAEGSAAFRDALS, encoded by the coding sequence ATGCCGATCGCCGAGTCCTTCCTGTCGCTGCACGTGCCCGGACACCCGCTGCTGATGCCCAACGCCTGGGACGCCGGCTCGGCGAAGCTGCTGGCCTCCCTCGGCTTCTCGGCGCTGGCCACGACCAGCAGCGGGTACGCCGCAAGCCTCGGCCGCAGCGACGGCGAGGTGACCCGTGACGAGGTGATCGCCCATGCCGCCGCGCTGGTGGACGCCGTCGACGTGCCGGTCTCGGCCGACCTGGAGGCGGGCTTCGCCGGCTCTGCCACCGAGGTGGGGGAGACATTCCGGCTCGCCGTCGGTGCCGGCCTGGCCGGCGGGTCGATCGAGGACTATGCCGGGGTCGAGCAGGCCACGATCTACGACATCGACCTGGCCGCCGAGCGGGTGGCCGCGGCTGCCGCCGGAGCCGACTTCGTGCTCACCGCTCGCGCCGAGAACCACATCCGCGGGCGCGACGACCTCGACGACACGATCGCCCGGCTGCAGGCCTATCAGGAGGCCGGCGCCGACGTGCTCTTCGCGCCCGGCGTGATCGCCGTCGACGACGTACGCCGCGTGGTCGAGGCCGTCGACCGGCCCCTCAGCGTGCTGCTCCTTCCCGGTGGGCCGTCGGTGCGCGCGCTGGCCGCGGCGGGTGCGGCCCGCATCTCGGTCGGCGGTGCCTTCGCGTTCGCCGCCCTGGGAGCGCTCAAGCATGCCGCCGAGGAGCTGCTGAGCACCGGCACGACGGGCTACTCCGACCTGGCCGCCGAGGGCTCCGCGGCATTTCGCGACGCGTTGTCGTGA